In the genome of Cronobacter malonaticus LMG 23826, one region contains:
- a CDS encoding DUF1883 domain-containing protein, whose translation MARVKASLKLFGGDTVVVRCSANCHIHLMNAGERAKRAGADILSVQNRNSAYISVPYSGVWDVLIDSHSQTLEHSISYVPA comes from the coding sequence ATGGCGCGGGTAAAAGCAAGCCTGAAGTTGTTTGGCGGAGACACGGTGGTGGTGCGCTGTTCAGCGAATTGCCATATCCATTTAATGAACGCGGGTGAACGCGCTAAGCGCGCGGGCGCAGATATTTTGAGCGTCCAGAACCGCAACAGCGCGTACATCAGCGTGCCTTACAGCGGGGTCTGGGATGTGCTTATCGACAGTCACAGCCAGACGCTGGAACACTCCATCAGCTACGTTCCGGCCTGA
- the kdsA gene encoding 3-deoxy-8-phosphooctulonate synthase yields the protein MKQKVVSIGDINVANDLPFVLFGGMNVLESRDLAMRICEHYVTVTQKLGIPYVFKASFDKANRSSIHSYRGPGLEEGMKIFQELKQTFEVKIITDVHTAEQAQPVADVVDVIQLPAFLARQTDLVEAMAKTGAVINVKKPQFISPGQIGNIVDKFKEGGNEQVILCDRGTNFGYDNLVVDMLGFGVMKKVSGNAPVIFDVTHALQCRDPFGAASSGRRAQVTELARAGMATGLAGLFIEAHPDPENAKCDGPSALPLAKLEAFLTQIKAIDDLVKSFPELDTEH from the coding sequence ATGAAACAAAAAGTGGTTAGCATTGGCGACATCAACGTAGCGAACGATCTGCCGTTCGTACTCTTTGGCGGCATGAACGTGCTGGAGTCGCGTGACCTGGCGATGCGCATCTGTGAGCACTACGTCACCGTGACCCAGAAACTCGGCATTCCTTACGTTTTCAAAGCGTCTTTTGATAAAGCCAACCGCTCCTCCATTCACTCCTACCGCGGCCCTGGCCTCGAAGAAGGGATGAAAATCTTCCAGGAGCTGAAGCAGACCTTTGAAGTGAAAATCATCACCGACGTGCACACCGCCGAGCAGGCTCAGCCGGTTGCGGATGTGGTGGACGTTATCCAACTGCCGGCCTTCCTGGCGCGTCAGACCGATCTCGTTGAAGCGATGGCGAAAACCGGCGCGGTTATCAACGTGAAAAAACCGCAGTTCATCAGCCCGGGGCAGATCGGCAACATCGTCGATAAATTCAAAGAGGGCGGCAACGAGCAGGTTATCCTGTGCGATCGCGGCACCAACTTTGGTTACGACAATCTCGTGGTCGACATGCTGGGCTTTGGCGTGATGAAGAAAGTCTCTGGCAACGCGCCGGTCATTTTTGACGTGACCCACGCGCTGCAGTGCCGCGACCCGTTCGGCGCCGCGTCCAGCGGTCGTCGCGCCCAGGTCACCGAGCTTGCCCGCGCGGGTATGGCGACCGGCCTTGCAGGGCTGTTTATCGAAGCGCACCCGGACCCGGAAAACGCGAAATGCGATGGCCCGTCCGCGCTGCCGCTGGCGAAGCTCGAAGCGTTCCTCACGCAGATCAAAGCGATCGACGATCTGGTGAAAAGCTTCCCGGAACTCGATACCGAGCATTAA
- the chaA gene encoding sodium-potassium/proton antiporter ChaA, protein MTKTSHEAVKTRHKESSLIFPVLALAVLAFWGSSQSLPVIVGINALALVAILSSAFSVVRHADVLAHRLGEPYGSLILSLSVVILEVSLISALMATGDAAPTLMRDTLYSIIMIVSGGLVGVALLLGGRKFATQYVNLFGIKQYLIALFPLAVIVLVFPMALPGGNFSTGQSLLVAMISAAMYGVFLLIQTKTHQSLFVYEHEDESDDDDPHHGKPSAHSSLWHAVWLVVHLVAVIAVTKMNANPLEALLSHLNAPVSFTGFLVALLILSPEGLGALKAVLNNQVQRAMNLFFGSVLATISLTVPTVTIIAILTGNDLQFALGAPEMVVMLAALMLCQISFSTGRTNVLNGSAHLALFAAYLMTIFA, encoded by the coding sequence GTGACCAAAACAAGCCATGAGGCGGTGAAGACCCGCCATAAGGAGTCTTCTCTCATTTTCCCGGTATTAGCGCTGGCGGTGCTGGCGTTCTGGGGTTCCAGCCAGTCGCTGCCAGTGATTGTTGGCATCAACGCGCTGGCGCTCGTCGCTATCCTTAGCAGCGCGTTTAGCGTGGTGCGCCACGCGGATGTGCTGGCGCATCGCCTCGGCGAGCCGTACGGATCGCTGATTCTGAGCCTTTCCGTCGTTATCCTCGAAGTGAGCCTGATCTCCGCACTCATGGCGACAGGCGATGCCGCGCCGACGCTGATGCGCGATACGCTTTACTCGATCATTATGATTGTCAGCGGCGGCCTGGTGGGCGTGGCGCTGCTGCTCGGCGGGCGCAAGTTCGCCACGCAATATGTGAATCTCTTCGGGATTAAACAGTACCTGATCGCCCTTTTCCCGCTGGCGGTGATTGTGTTGGTTTTTCCGATGGCGTTGCCGGGCGGCAACTTTTCTACCGGCCAGTCGCTTTTGGTGGCGATGATTTCCGCCGCGATGTACGGCGTGTTTTTGCTGATCCAGACCAAAACGCACCAGAGCCTCTTTGTTTACGAGCATGAAGACGAGAGCGACGACGACGACCCGCACCACGGCAAACCGTCGGCGCACAGCAGCCTCTGGCACGCGGTATGGCTGGTTGTACATCTGGTTGCGGTGATCGCGGTGACCAAGATGAACGCGAACCCGCTTGAAGCGCTCTTGAGTCATCTTAACGCGCCGGTATCGTTCACGGGGTTCCTGGTGGCGCTGCTGATCCTCTCGCCGGAAGGCCTGGGCGCGCTGAAAGCGGTGCTGAATAATCAGGTGCAGCGCGCGATGAATCTCTTTTTCGGCTCGGTGCTGGCGACCATTTCGCTGACCGTGCCGACCGTGACGATTATCGCGATTCTGACCGGCAACGATTTGCAGTTTGCGCTTGGCGCGCCGGAGATGGTGGTGATGCTCGCGGCGTTGATGCTATGTCAGATTTCGTTTTCGACCGGGCGCACGAATGTGCTGAACGGCAGCGCACATCTGGCGCTGTTCGCGGCCTATCTGATGACGATTTTTGCGTAG
- the chaB gene encoding putative cation transport regulator ChaB has translation MPYSSRTDLPDNVRNVLPAHAQDIYKEAFNSAWDQYKDEDDRRGDASREETAHRVAWAAVKHEYEKGDDDKWHKKK, from the coding sequence ATGCCTTACTCTTCAAGAACCGATTTGCCCGATAATGTCCGCAACGTGCTTCCGGCGCATGCGCAGGATATCTATAAAGAGGCGTTTAACAGCGCCTGGGATCAATATAAAGACGAAGATGACCGCCGCGGCGACGCCAGCCGCGAGGAGACCGCGCATCGCGTCGCGTGGGCTGCCGTTAAACATGAGTATGAAAAAGGCGATGACGATAAATGGCATAAGAAAAAATAA
- a CDS encoding DsrE/DsrF/TusD sulfur relay family protein yields MQKIVIIANGAAYGSESLFNSLRLAIALRDQPQSPELKLFLMSDAVTAGLRGQKPAEGYNVQQMLEILTAQNVPVKLCKTCADGRGVSALPLIDGVEIGTLVELAGWTLEADKVLTF; encoded by the coding sequence ATGCAAAAAATCGTGATTATCGCCAACGGCGCGGCTTACGGCAGCGAATCGCTGTTTAACAGCCTGCGTCTTGCCATCGCCCTGCGCGACCAGCCGCAGTCCCCTGAGTTGAAGCTCTTTTTGATGTCGGATGCCGTCACCGCTGGGCTGCGCGGCCAGAAACCCGCTGAAGGCTATAACGTGCAGCAGATGCTGGAGATCCTGACCGCCCAGAACGTCCCGGTGAAGCTGTGCAAAACCTGCGCCGACGGGCGCGGCGTGAGCGCGCTGCCGCTGATTGACGGCGTGGAGATTGGCACGCTGGTAGAGCTTGCCGGGTGGACGCTCGAGGCTGACAAAGTCCTGACCTTCTGA
- a CDS encoding methyl-accepting chemotaxis protein: protein MLTSIRARIIAATAGCLVAALLLNTIMNYQVTRLDNQQASLNTLRSTSASHNLAIGDWVNSKTAMIQSLDTVALGADPVPVFTQMAKAGGFMNVYAGYATKTAKFSNPEGVPADYDPTIRPWYQQAVKADAPVVTAPYVDAGTGKLVVTFAVPVKQNGVIAAVVAGDLSMESVIANVRSIHPTENSSGLLVNDDGTLIAAKDPALTSKPFDKAVSGVAFSELKASDTALEGDIGGAQKELLATRVPGTQWYLVVALDESDATSGMRALLSTSAISVLVLLLITGALMHFLVTRLLKRLLMIRDALVAISSGTNDLSQRLPEDGRDEVAQIAHAFNAFCDKLAGVMGQLRDASASVKVAANEIAAGNQDLSGRTEQAASSLRETASAVEQITASVANSTDAAAQANSQAQSATDAASRGGEVVSKAISTMQLIESASAKIGDITSVIDGIAFQTNILALNASVEAARAGEQGRGFAVVAGEVRNLASRSAQAAKEIKSLIDSTTQSVATGSRYVRLAGESMEEIVSSIGNVSGIMREITVATSEQMKGIQEINHAVLQLDQMVQQNAELVVQSAAAAGALQGQAGELAQTAGHFRI, encoded by the coding sequence ATGTTAACGTCCATTCGCGCGCGCATCATCGCAGCCACCGCAGGCTGCCTGGTCGCCGCGCTGTTACTCAATACCATCATGAACTACCAGGTCACCCGGCTGGATAATCAGCAGGCGAGCCTGAATACGCTGCGCAGCACCAGCGCCAGCCACAATCTCGCCATTGGCGACTGGGTGAACAGCAAGACCGCCATGATCCAGTCGCTGGATACCGTCGCGCTGGGTGCCGATCCGGTGCCGGTCTTTACGCAGATGGCCAAAGCGGGCGGCTTTATGAACGTCTACGCCGGTTACGCCACCAAAACCGCCAAATTCTCCAACCCGGAAGGCGTACCGGCGGATTACGATCCGACGATCCGCCCCTGGTATCAGCAGGCGGTGAAAGCCGACGCGCCGGTCGTGACCGCGCCTTACGTGGACGCCGGCACCGGCAAGCTGGTGGTGACGTTCGCGGTGCCGGTGAAGCAAAACGGCGTCATTGCGGCGGTGGTCGCGGGCGATCTCTCTATGGAGAGCGTGATTGCCAACGTACGCAGCATTCACCCGACGGAAAACAGCAGCGGGCTGCTGGTAAACGACGACGGGACGCTGATTGCCGCGAAAGACCCGGCGCTGACGTCAAAACCCTTTGATAAAGCGGTATCAGGCGTCGCGTTCAGCGAACTGAAAGCGAGCGATACGGCGCTGGAAGGCGATATCGGCGGCGCGCAAAAAGAACTACTGGCCACGCGCGTGCCGGGCACCCAGTGGTATCTGGTGGTCGCGCTTGATGAAAGCGACGCGACGTCAGGCATGCGCGCCCTGCTCAGCACGTCGGCCATTTCGGTACTGGTGCTGCTGCTGATTACCGGCGCGCTGATGCATTTCCTGGTCACCCGACTGTTAAAACGCCTGCTGATGATCCGCGACGCGCTGGTGGCTATCAGCAGCGGCACCAACGATCTTTCTCAGCGCCTGCCGGAAGATGGCCGTGACGAAGTGGCGCAAATCGCCCATGCGTTTAACGCCTTCTGCGATAAGCTCGCAGGCGTAATGGGCCAGTTGCGCGACGCCAGCGCCTCGGTGAAAGTGGCGGCGAATGAAATCGCGGCCGGGAACCAGGATCTCTCCGGGCGCACCGAACAGGCCGCCTCCAGCCTGCGTGAAACGGCAAGCGCGGTAGAACAAATAACTGCGTCGGTCGCCAACTCCACCGACGCGGCGGCGCAGGCTAACAGCCAGGCGCAGAGCGCGACGGATGCCGCCTCGCGCGGCGGTGAAGTGGTCTCCAAAGCCATCTCCACCATGCAGCTGATTGAAAGCGCCTCGGCGAAAATCGGCGATATCACCAGCGTTATCGACGGTATCGCGTTCCAGACCAACATTCTGGCGCTGAACGCCTCGGTGGAGGCGGCGCGCGCCGGTGAACAGGGCCGCGGCTTCGCGGTGGTGGCGGGCGAAGTGCGTAACCTCGCTAGCCGCAGCGCCCAGGCGGCGAAAGAGATTAAATCGCTTATCGACTCAACGACGCAGAGCGTCGCGACTGGCTCGCGCTATGTACGCCTCGCAGGTGAGTCGATGGAGGAGATTGTCAGCAGCATCGGCAACGTTTCCGGCATTATGCGTGAAATCACCGTCGCTACCAGCGAGCAGATGAAAGGCATTCAGGAGATTAACCACGCGGTGTTGCAGCTCGATCAGATGGTGCAGCAGAACGCCGAGCTGGTGGTGCAGTCGGCCGCTGCCGCGGGCGCGTTGCAGGGCCAGGCCGGAGAACTCGCCCAGACCGCCGGACATTTCCGCATTTAA
- a CDS encoding nitrate regulatory protein: MATPATSLQDAQAWFRFARERKRSQLEAWAGVGDWASQISHLVHMLQRERGASNIWLCSGGQLFARERAFCVTETDQRAAQFRAAPVPLAAAGSLLSWHMACALWQLEQLPALRARILAREIEPGEAMESFNLAIRHLLDLVPEASESVDEASLARALTALYSFMQGKELAGQERATGAIGFTQGAFSEPLRQRLADRIDGQQRCFETFLSLASADIRERFYRHGEATRELERLRRLACTRLPADDDNRARAVRWFGLQTTRLDALRDIEEALIAALLAEARRLLAQETHSETPEAALARRASLRDEPQTPALERHLLPLVRQQAREVESLTRQLASLQANLEERKLIDRAKSLLMSHQQLSEEQAWHQLRKLAMDQNKRMVEIAEAMLAVAQLWPVTPKE; encoded by the coding sequence ATGGCAACACCCGCGACATCTTTGCAGGACGCGCAGGCATGGTTTCGTTTCGCCCGGGAGAGAAAACGCAGCCAGCTTGAGGCGTGGGCGGGCGTCGGCGACTGGGCAAGCCAGATAAGCCATCTGGTGCATATGCTACAGCGCGAGCGCGGCGCGTCCAACATCTGGCTCTGTTCCGGCGGGCAGCTATTCGCGCGCGAGCGCGCCTTTTGCGTGACGGAGACGGACCAGCGCGCGGCGCAATTTCGCGCGGCGCCTGTGCCGCTTGCCGCCGCGGGCAGCCTGCTTTCCTGGCACATGGCCTGCGCGCTCTGGCAGCTTGAGCAGTTGCCGGCGTTGCGCGCGCGCATCCTCGCCCGGGAAATTGAACCCGGCGAAGCGATGGAGAGTTTTAATCTGGCGATCCGACATCTGCTGGATCTGGTGCCGGAGGCGAGTGAAAGCGTGGATGAAGCCTCGCTCGCCCGCGCGCTGACGGCGCTCTACAGTTTTATGCAGGGTAAAGAGCTGGCGGGCCAGGAGCGCGCCACCGGGGCTATCGGTTTTACGCAAGGCGCGTTCAGCGAGCCGCTGCGCCAGCGGCTGGCGGATCGTATCGACGGCCAGCAGCGCTGTTTCGAGACGTTTTTATCGCTTGCCAGCGCGGATATTCGCGAGCGTTTCTACCGTCACGGCGAAGCCACGCGCGAGCTTGAGCGGTTGCGGCGTCTCGCCTGTACGCGGCTGCCAGCCGATGATGACAACCGCGCGCGGGCGGTGCGCTGGTTTGGGCTGCAAACCACGCGGCTCGACGCGCTGCGCGATATCGAGGAGGCGTTGATCGCCGCATTGCTGGCGGAGGCCCGCAGGCTTCTGGCGCAGGAGACGCACAGCGAAACACCGGAGGCGGCCCTGGCGCGTCGCGCGAGCCTGCGAGACGAGCCGCAGACGCCAGCGCTTGAGCGCCATCTTTTGCCGCTGGTGCGCCAGCAGGCCCGCGAGGTGGAATCGCTTACGCGCCAGCTCGCCTCGCTGCAGGCGAACCTTGAAGAGCGCAAGCTTATCGATCGCGCCAAAAGTTTGTTGATGAGTCATCAGCAGCTCAGCGAAGAGCAGGCGTGGCACCAGTTGCGCAAGCTCGCAATGGATCAGAATAAACGGATGGTGGAGATTGCCGAAGCGATGCTGGCGGTGGCCCAGCTCTGGCCCGTAACCCCAAAGGAGTAG
- a CDS encoding gamma-glutamylcyclotransferase has translation MLTRDFLMTADCKTAFGAIEESLLWTPEQRAASLTATLACRPENEPVWIFGYGSLMWNPAMVFEERCAATLNGWHRAFCLRLTAGRGSACKPGRMLALKEGGATTGVAYRLPEAELETELTLLWKREMITGCYLPGWCKLTLDDGRTVHALVFIMDPSHPLYEADTRPATIAPLIARASGPLGTNAQYLFSLEQELKKLGMCEASLDELASEVRACQAQDDDESGDLQPHFA, from the coding sequence GTGTTAACACGTGATTTCTTAATGACAGCAGACTGTAAGACGGCTTTCGGAGCCATTGAGGAATCGTTACTGTGGACGCCAGAGCAGCGGGCGGCGTCACTGACCGCCACGCTCGCCTGTCGTCCTGAAAACGAACCGGTCTGGATTTTTGGTTACGGATCCCTGATGTGGAACCCGGCAATGGTCTTTGAAGAGCGCTGCGCTGCGACGCTTAACGGCTGGCACCGCGCGTTTTGCCTGCGGCTCACCGCCGGGCGCGGCAGCGCCTGCAAGCCCGGGCGCATGCTGGCGCTGAAAGAGGGCGGCGCCACGACCGGCGTGGCGTATCGTCTGCCGGAGGCGGAACTTGAAACCGAACTGACGCTCCTGTGGAAGCGCGAGATGATCACCGGCTGTTATCTGCCAGGCTGGTGCAAGCTCACGCTTGACGACGGCCGCACCGTCCATGCGCTGGTGTTTATCATGGATCCGAGCCACCCGCTGTATGAAGCCGACACCCGTCCTGCGACCATCGCGCCGCTGATCGCCCGTGCGAGCGGCCCGCTCGGCACCAATGCCCAATATCTCTTCTCGCTGGAGCAGGAGCTGAAAAAGCTCGGCATGTGTGAAGCATCACTTGATGAGCTGGCGTCTGAAGTGCGCGCGTGTCAGGCGCAAGATGATGACGAGAGTGGCGATCTGCAACCGCATTTCGCCTGA